The Salmo salar chromosome ssa06, Ssal_v3.1, whole genome shotgun sequence genome window below encodes:
- the LOC106607481 gene encoding uncharacterized protein isoform X1, translating to MRRKTIAKRIFDLEYEEEEEEDPKYEDFGNTTSHSQPLCHRLQKRRKHTHPVNENVEENPPCNIALQKLKTRVPVSDNPSVERIEEGDFMAEGLGGLQSRSKADLVAMVLSMQREMDNMREQIRCLTACGKLARNLEALIERTEVWSSSTDRRTTSPSMPEILVRSGAMTTSALLASPGVLNGCWAAKLEPLHPHQNGQPPGSHEGGSQINGPPLYQEFITAELLDRCNTGTTAQKLTNDLLRGLYERDCLASHSISGIVNNKRGQPKPALPADEIQAILRAVQHYFPGKTDSEIKGYIRQKLQNEAKRLRKKPHLAVKVEPEAGAEGAETTFYT from the exons ATGAGAAGGAAAACAATAGCAAAGCGCATTTTCGACCTCGAatatgaagaagaggaggaggaagaccccaAATATGAAGACTTTGGCAACACGACATCGCACAGCCAGCCTCTATGT CACAGACTGCAGAAGAGAAGAAAGCACACACACCCGGTGAATGAGAACGTAGAAGAGAATCCACCATGCAACATCGCTCTCCAGAAGTTGAAAACAAGG GTACCAGTGTCTGACAACCCCAGTGTGGAACGCATAGAGGAGGGTGACTTCATGGCAGAG GGTCTTGGAGGCCTACAGTCACGTTCAAAGGCTGACCTGGTTGCCATGGTGCTGAGCATGCAGCGAGAGATGGACAACATGAGGGAGCAAATCAGATGCCTCACAG CGTGTGGAAAGTTGGCACGTAACCTGGAGGCCCTGATTGAGAGGACGGAGGTGTGGTCGAGCAGCACGGACCGCAGAACTACATCTCCCAGCATGCCTGAGATCCTGGTGAGGAGTGGTGCCATGACAACGTCGGCCCTGCTGGCCTCTCCAGGGGTGCTGAACGGGTGCTGGGCAGCCAAACTAgagcccctccacccccaccagaATGGACAACCTCCTGGGTCTCATGAGGGGGGTTCCCAGATCAACGGACCACCTCTCTATCAGGAG TTCATCACTGCGGAGCTGCTTGACCGCTGTAACACGGGGACCACTGCCCAGAAGCTGACCAATGACCTGCTCCGGGGCCTCTATGAAAGGGACTGCCTGGCCTCTCACTCCATCTCCGGCATCGTCAACAACAAGAGGGGCCAACCCAAGCCTGCCCTGCCTGCAGACGAGATCCAGGCAATACTGA GGGCGGTGCAGCACTACTTCCCAGGGAAGACAGACTCGGAGATCAAGGGCTACATCCGCCAGAAGCTGCAGAACGAAGCCAAGCGGCTCCGCAAGAAGCCTCATCTGGCCGTGAAGGTGGAGCCAGAGGCCGGGGCTGAGGGGGCGGAGACTACTTTCTACACCTAA
- the LOC106607481 gene encoding uncharacterized protein isoform X2, whose amino-acid sequence MTERRRAQAFGKVPVSDNPSVERIEEGDFMAEGLGGLQSRSKADLVAMVLSMQREMDNMREQIRCLTACGKLARNLEALIERTEVWSSSTDRRTTSPSMPEILVRSGAMTTSALLASPGVLNGCWAAKLEPLHPHQNGQPPGSHEGGSQINGPPLYQEFITAELLDRCNTGTTAQKLTNDLLRGLYERDCLASHSISGIVNNKRGQPKPALPADEIQAILRAVQHYFPGKTDSEIKGYIRQKLQNEAKRLRKKPHLAVKVEPEAGAEGAETTFYT is encoded by the exons ATgacggagaggaggagagcacaaGCCTTTGGCAAG GTACCAGTGTCTGACAACCCCAGTGTGGAACGCATAGAGGAGGGTGACTTCATGGCAGAG GGTCTTGGAGGCCTACAGTCACGTTCAAAGGCTGACCTGGTTGCCATGGTGCTGAGCATGCAGCGAGAGATGGACAACATGAGGGAGCAAATCAGATGCCTCACAG CGTGTGGAAAGTTGGCACGTAACCTGGAGGCCCTGATTGAGAGGACGGAGGTGTGGTCGAGCAGCACGGACCGCAGAACTACATCTCCCAGCATGCCTGAGATCCTGGTGAGGAGTGGTGCCATGACAACGTCGGCCCTGCTGGCCTCTCCAGGGGTGCTGAACGGGTGCTGGGCAGCCAAACTAgagcccctccacccccaccagaATGGACAACCTCCTGGGTCTCATGAGGGGGGTTCCCAGATCAACGGACCACCTCTCTATCAGGAG TTCATCACTGCGGAGCTGCTTGACCGCTGTAACACGGGGACCACTGCCCAGAAGCTGACCAATGACCTGCTCCGGGGCCTCTATGAAAGGGACTGCCTGGCCTCTCACTCCATCTCCGGCATCGTCAACAACAAGAGGGGCCAACCCAAGCCTGCCCTGCCTGCAGACGAGATCCAGGCAATACTGA GGGCGGTGCAGCACTACTTCCCAGGGAAGACAGACTCGGAGATCAAGGGCTACATCCGCCAGAAGCTGCAGAACGAAGCCAAGCGGCTCCGCAAGAAGCCTCATCTGGCCGTGAAGGTGGAGCCAGAGGCCGGGGCTGAGGGGGCGGAGACTACTTTCTACACCTAA